One window from the genome of Pseudomonadota bacterium encodes:
- a CDS encoding PilZ domain-containing protein — protein sequence MAEKKSSNQREFYRYNLNLEFSFFVIKEKDIIGPYQGNTVNLGGGGMYFTTDCPLLQPGSLLLAEFESQSTNEDDSTGLKTLSGDFMARVIREESDYIAISKKLYSFAVEFKFTRKATQDEIVAYLNAYAGKSLYRFRSKRNLKY from the coding sequence ATGGCAGAAAAGAAAAGCAGTAATCAGCGCGAATTTTACCGTTATAACCTTAATCTTGAATTTTCTTTTTTTGTAATAAAAGAGAAAGACATCATCGGGCCATATCAGGGAAATACCGTCAATTTAGGGGGGGGAGGAATGTACTTTACCACTGATTGTCCGTTGCTTCAACCAGGCTCTCTGCTTCTGGCTGAATTTGAATCTCAATCGACAAATGAAGATGATTCGACTGGACTTAAAACCTTATCGGGAGATTTTATGGCTCGGGTTATTCGCGAAGAGTCTGATTATATTGCTATTTCAAAAAAATTATACAGTTTCGCAGTTGAGTTTAAATTCACCCGTAAAGCCACCCAGGATGAGATTGTGGCCTACCTTAATGCTTATGCGGGAAAAAGTCTTTATAGGTTCAGATCGAAAAGGAATTTAAAGTATTGA
- a CDS encoding dihydroorotate dehydrogenase gives MVDLRVAIAPGVVLKNPVLTASGTFGYGREYASYFDITKIGAVITKGLSLHPKKGNPGLRISETPCGMLNAIGLENIGLELFLAKEMPFLANLGATVIVNMFGNSQAEYTALAERLDGVAGITALEINISCPNVKSGGIQFGTDPVAAASLIAAIRKKTSLPLIAKLSPNVTDITAVAKAVEGAGSDAISLINTLLGMAVDLKRKRPLLGNVTGGLSGPAIKPVALRMVYLAARAVSIPVIGIGGISCADDALEFLLVGATAVQIGTANFINPKIALEVVLGIENYLEQHHYKSVKQFIGALAD, from the coding sequence ATGGTTGATCTCAGGGTGGCGATTGCTCCGGGTGTGGTACTGAAAAATCCAGTATTAACCGCTTCTGGAACCTTTGGATATGGCCGTGAGTATGCGTCGTACTTTGACATCACAAAAATTGGCGCGGTCATTACCAAAGGACTTTCACTGCACCCGAAGAAAGGCAATCCCGGCCTCAGAATCAGTGAAACCCCTTGCGGGATGCTCAACGCCATTGGTCTTGAAAATATCGGGCTTGAGCTCTTTCTGGCGAAAGAAATGCCTTTTCTTGCAAATCTGGGGGCGACTGTCATCGTTAATATGTTTGGCAACAGCCAGGCAGAGTATACGGCTTTGGCCGAAAGACTGGATGGGGTTGCCGGGATTACTGCTTTGGAGATCAATATTTCCTGCCCGAACGTTAAATCCGGTGGAATTCAGTTTGGCACTGATCCTGTGGCCGCAGCCAGTCTGATTGCCGCAATCAGAAAGAAAACCTCATTACCTCTGATTGCCAAGTTATCGCCAAATGTCACTGATATTACGGCTGTAGCCAAGGCGGTCGAAGGGGCCGGAAGCGATGCGATCTCATTGATCAATACGTTGTTGGGAATGGCCGTTGATCTTAAAAGGAAACGACCGTTGTTGGGTAATGTCACCGGCGGTCTTTCCGGACCTGCAATTAAACCAGTGGCCTTAAGAATGGTTTACCTGGCAGCCCGTGCAGTTTCGATTCCCGTGATCGGGATTGGAGGGATCAGTTGTGCTGATGATGCCTTGGAATTTTTACTGGTCGGGGCTACTGCGGTGCAAATCGGTACGGCCAATTTCATCAACCCAAAGATTGCGCTTGAGGTCGTCCTGGGTATAGAAAATTATCTTGAACAACATCACTACAAAAGTGTAAAGCAATTTATCGGAGCCTTGGCCGATTAG
- a CDS encoding dihydroorotate dehydrogenase electron transfer subunit, with translation MHLFDSEIISREPLAAEIWRLRLTTDTQFVQAATPGRFVMLGLPGFGFDPFLLRPFGICRSGADWFEVIIKVVGKGSRQICRLRPGERIRVHGPLGNGYPDPDLNASEWLILVAGGMGIVSLASYIFNTLKNGFSLKKTILLYGAGSKKELVLSSEINEAIISGLEVHTITDDGSCGRQGLVTELLHDRLQQRPRSIVFSCGPEAMLKGVQKIILENHCHGYLSLENRMACGFGVCLGCVQPVLGSKGSDLLGNAKVCTDGPVFPAWKVVF, from the coding sequence TTGCATCTTTTTGACAGTGAAATAATCAGCCGCGAACCTCTGGCTGCCGAGATCTGGCGTCTGCGTCTTACGACCGATACTCAATTCGTTCAGGCCGCGACTCCCGGTAGGTTCGTGATGCTCGGCTTGCCTGGTTTTGGCTTCGATCCTTTTCTGCTAAGGCCCTTTGGTATCTGCCGTTCAGGCGCGGATTGGTTTGAAGTTATTATCAAGGTCGTCGGCAAAGGCAGTCGGCAGATTTGTCGATTGAGGCCTGGCGAACGTATTCGGGTTCACGGTCCTCTGGGCAACGGCTATCCTGATCCCGATCTAAATGCGTCAGAGTGGCTGATTTTGGTTGCTGGTGGAATGGGTATCGTTTCACTTGCGTCATACATCTTTAATACCCTTAAAAATGGTTTTTCTCTCAAAAAAACAATTTTATTATATGGGGCCGGCAGCAAAAAGGAACTTGTTTTAAGCTCGGAGATTAATGAAGCCATAATCTCAGGGCTGGAGGTCCACACGATTACCGATGATGGCAGCTGCGGTCGTCAGGGGCTGGTAACCGAGCTTTTACATGATCGTTTACAACAACGACCCCGAAGTATAGTTTTTTCCTGTGGTCCTGAAGCGATGTTGAAAGGGGTGCAAAAAATTATCCTTGAAAACCATTGCCATGGATACCTGAGCCTGGAAAACAGAATGGCTTGCGGTTTTGGAGTTTGTCTCGGTTGCGTGCAACCTGTGCTTGGAAGCAAAGGGAGTGACCTTTTGGGAAACGCCAAAGTTTGCACAGATGGACCGGTTTTCCCGGCATGGAAGGTTGTTTTCTGA
- a CDS encoding PilZ domain-containing protein yields MDEQHKIRRRHPRTPLSAKVEFFVDADIVTAKTVDISDGGLQITTFAPVRALLRVTEESGMITEYETEMIWARKGSDQQMIFGLKIIDSDYRVLEIASF; encoded by the coding sequence ATGGATGAACAACATAAAATTCGTCGGCGACATCCCAGAACTCCACTTTCCGCCAAGGTGGAGTTTTTTGTCGATGCGGATATAGTCACTGCTAAAACTGTGGATATCTCGGACGGGGGACTACAGATTACGACCTTTGCGCCGGTACGAGCTCTTCTTAGAGTCACCGAAGAAAGCGGCATGATTACGGAATATGAAACTGAAATGATCTGGGCTCGCAAAGGTAGCGATCAGCAGATGATTTTTGGACTTAAAATTATCGATTCAGATTACAGGGTGTTGGAAATTGCATCTTTTTGA
- the rimI gene encoding ribosomal-protein-alanine N-acetyltransferase has translation MILPTVLPDMRRRKSFFLLKASRTELEMILAVERSAFGSPWGQANILTELENDLSLNFIALSMNKRKALGYICARVIDREGEILRIAVIPEARRMGVGLELLQKIVKTLVQRKVATLYLEVAENNTAALILYKANDFLEYGFRPGYYDAGKTGAKLLRKELS, from the coding sequence GTGATCCTGCCGACTGTGCTTCCTGACATGCGCAGACGAAAGTCATTTTTTTTACTAAAGGCGTCCAGGACAGAACTCGAGATGATCCTTGCCGTAGAACGGTCAGCTTTTGGCTCACCCTGGGGACAAGCAAATATCCTGACAGAGCTTGAAAATGACCTTTCTTTGAACTTTATAGCACTGTCTATGAATAAGCGGAAAGCACTGGGGTATATTTGCGCCAGAGTGATTGATCGGGAGGGGGAAATTCTTCGTATCGCGGTAATTCCAGAGGCCAGACGAATGGGCGTAGGCCTAGAGCTACTACAGAAAATCGTAAAAACGCTCGTCCAGCGAAAGGTGGCCACTCTTTATCTGGAAGTGGCGGAAAATAATACTGCTGCATTAATTCTTTACAAAGCCAATGATTTTCTGGAATATGGCTTTCGACCGGGATATTATGACGCAGGAAAAACCGGAGCTAAACTTCTGCGTAAGGAATTATCATAA
- a CDS encoding MogA/MoaB family molybdenum cofactor biosynthesis protein, which yields MALNINTICRGESVSFRTAILTISDRGFRGERQDLSGPALRQRLEREEKFLVAREEIVGDELEVISERLKHWADNGDYSLILTTGGTGFSPRDITPEATQAIIERLAPGFSEAMRSASLIITPHAMISRAVAGIRGHTLVVNLPGSPKAAQECLEVILPALPHALEKLAGDPADCAS from the coding sequence ATGGCATTGAATATAAATACAATATGCAGGGGGGAGAGTGTGAGCTTTCGAACGGCGATTCTGACCATAAGTGATCGTGGTTTTCGGGGAGAGCGTCAAGATCTTAGTGGCCCGGCGTTGCGCCAGAGACTTGAGCGAGAAGAAAAATTCTTGGTCGCACGAGAAGAAATAGTCGGCGATGAGCTTGAGGTGATTTCCGAAAGACTTAAACATTGGGCCGATAACGGTGATTATTCTTTGATTCTTACTACTGGAGGGACCGGTTTTTCTCCTCGGGATATAACCCCAGAAGCAACACAGGCAATTATCGAAAGGTTGGCGCCGGGATTCAGCGAAGCCATGCGCAGTGCAAGTCTTATAATAACCCCGCACGCCATGATTTCTCGTGCTGTCGCCGGAATTCGCGGGCACACACTGGTCGTTAATTTGCCCGGCAGCCCCAAAGCCGCGCAGGAATGCCTTGAAGTTATCTTACCGGCTCTGCCACACGCCCTCGAGAAGTTGGCCGGTGATCCTGCCGACTGTGCTTCCTGA
- a CDS encoding citramalate synthase, translating into MIKIYDTTLRDGTQAEDISLLADDKVRIARRLDLFGIHYIEGGWPGSNPKDFSFFNKIKDVELKQAKITAFGSTRKLENQAECDPNLKAIVETGVSVATIFGKSWDFHVLNALHITLSENLLIIEDSLAFLSCHMEEVFYDAEHFFDGFKNNREYALATLKAAVRGGARCLVLCDTNGGTLPDEIAVIVDIVRHELSDGVALGIHAHNDSETAVASSLLAVRHGVTQVQGTINGFGERCGNANLTSIIPNLQIKMGYNLIDPDKMAQLASLSRYVDEIANKRHSRHQPFVGRSAFAHKGGIHVSAVQKDPLTYEHIDPELVGNQRRILISDLAGRSNIICKAQEYNLDLGSKENTEEILRQIKDLEEKGFQFEGAEASFELLVRKTNGTYKPIFNFMGFRVMVNKYRHDRPPLTEATVMLEVGGVIEHTASVGEGPVDALNRALRKALEKFYPDLKKVKLDDYKVRILSSDKGTSSVTRVLIDSKDDLGNKWGTVGVSNNIIEASWQALIDGIEYKYNMQGGECELSNGDSDHK; encoded by the coding sequence ATGATAAAAATATATGATACGACCTTAAGAGACGGTACGCAAGCTGAAGATATCTCTCTGTTGGCTGATGACAAAGTCAGGATTGCCCGGCGTCTTGATCTTTTCGGCATTCATTATATTGAAGGAGGTTGGCCTGGTTCAAATCCCAAAGATTTTAGTTTTTTTAATAAAATCAAAGACGTCGAGCTGAAACAGGCAAAAATAACGGCTTTCGGCAGCACCCGGAAGCTTGAAAATCAGGCGGAATGTGACCCCAACCTTAAAGCCATTGTTGAAACGGGGGTTTCAGTTGCCACTATTTTCGGAAAATCCTGGGATTTTCATGTTTTAAACGCTCTCCATATCACGCTGTCGGAAAATTTACTTATCATCGAAGACTCCCTGGCTTTCTTAAGCTGTCACATGGAAGAGGTTTTTTATGATGCCGAGCATTTTTTTGACGGCTTTAAAAACAATCGTGAGTATGCGCTGGCAACGCTGAAAGCCGCCGTCAGGGGAGGGGCTAGATGTCTGGTTCTCTGTGATACCAACGGCGGCACCCTGCCTGATGAGATTGCCGTTATAGTTGATATTGTACGTCATGAGCTGAGTGATGGAGTCGCGTTGGGAATTCATGCTCACAATGACTCGGAAACCGCTGTCGCCAGTTCGCTACTTGCTGTACGACACGGGGTTACCCAGGTCCAGGGCACGATAAACGGTTTTGGTGAGCGTTGTGGTAATGCCAACCTCACCTCGATTATTCCCAATCTGCAGATCAAGATGGGCTACAACCTCATCGATCCTGATAAGATGGCTCAGCTTGCTTCGTTGTCACGTTATGTTGACGAAATTGCCAACAAGCGGCACAGTCGGCATCAGCCTTTTGTGGGTCGCAGCGCTTTCGCTCATAAGGGGGGGATTCATGTCAGCGCGGTGCAAAAGGATCCTCTAACCTACGAACACATCGACCCAGAATTGGTAGGCAACCAAAGACGGATTTTAATTTCCGATCTTGCCGGGCGCAGCAATATCATCTGTAAGGCCCAAGAGTACAACCTTGATCTTGGCTCAAAAGAAAATACCGAAGAGATTCTCAGGCAGATCAAGGATCTTGAAGAAAAAGGCTTTCAGTTCGAGGGAGCCGAAGCCTCTTTTGAGCTGCTGGTCCGCAAAACTAACGGGACCTACAAACCTATTTTTAATTTTATGGGTTTCAGGGTAATGGTTAATAAATACAGGCATGATCGACCACCGTTAACAGAAGCCACAGTAATGCTTGAAGTGGGAGGAGTGATTGAACATACCGCCTCCGTGGGTGAAGGTCCGGTTGATGCTCTGAACCGGGCTTTACGCAAAGCCCTGGAAAAATTTTATCCCGATCTGAAAAAGGTCAAGCTTGATGATTATAAGGTCAGAATCCTTTCTTCCGATAAGGGTACGAGTTCGGTAACCAGAGTCTTGATTGATTCAAAGGATGATTTGGGAAATAAATGGGGCACGGTAGGGGTTTCAAACAATATTATTGAAGCCAGCTGGCAGGCCCTGATTGATGGCATTGAATATAAATACAATATGCAGGGGGGAGAGTGTGAGCTTTCGAACGGCGATTCTGACCATAAGTGA
- a CDS encoding aspartate kinase: MALVVQKYGGTSVGSTDRIKNVARRAVAAQQKGNQVVVVLSAMSGETDRLISLANEIDSRHNRREHDILVSSGEQVSIALLAMAIENLGVKAISYLGPQIPILTDNAHSRARIIEIRGERILKSLADGCIVVVAGFQGVDEHGDITTLGRGGSDTSAVAVATALSADVCEIYTDVDGIYTTDPNICSQARKLKCISYDEMLELASLGAKVLQIRSVEFAKKCGIPIHVRSSFSESQGTIVCKEDEGMEKAIVSGVAYDKNEAKITICGIPDRPGIAAAIFSAISTKGIVVDMIIQNISEKGLTDLTFTVPKLDYELALASLQEINPEIGAHDINGDRDIAKVSIVGIGMRTHAGVATRMFAALAHENINIMMISTSEIKVSCVIAEKYTELAVRVLHQEFDLAKEAQDVCSD; the protein is encoded by the coding sequence ATGGCTCTAGTTGTTCAGAAATATGGTGGAACTTCCGTTGGTTCGACTGACCGTATCAAAAACGTCGCGCGGCGAGCAGTGGCGGCCCAGCAGAAAGGCAACCAAGTGGTAGTCGTGCTTTCGGCAATGTCCGGTGAGACAGACCGGCTCATTAGTCTTGCCAACGAAATTGATTCACGTCATAATCGCCGGGAACATGATATACTGGTCTCCTCCGGGGAACAGGTTTCAATTGCCCTTCTGGCTATGGCGATTGAGAATCTTGGGGTTAAGGCAATATCCTATCTCGGACCACAGATTCCTATCCTCACCGACAACGCTCATAGTCGGGCCAGAATTATAGAGATTCGGGGCGAACGGATATTAAAATCACTTGCCGATGGTTGTATCGTTGTGGTTGCCGGCTTCCAGGGGGTTGATGAACATGGTGATATCACAACCTTGGGGCGTGGTGGTTCTGATACCAGCGCGGTTGCTGTGGCGACGGCCCTGTCGGCCGATGTCTGTGAAATATATACCGACGTGGACGGAATCTATACCACCGACCCCAATATCTGTAGTCAGGCCAGGAAATTGAAATGCATCTCCTATGACGAGATGCTTGAGTTAGCCAGCTTGGGGGCTAAGGTCTTACAGATACGTTCAGTCGAGTTCGCCAAAAAATGCGGAATTCCAATTCATGTTCGTTCAAGTTTTTCAGAGAGTCAAGGAACTATCGTCTGCAAGGAGGATGAAGGTATGGAAAAAGCCATCGTTTCCGGCGTGGCCTATGATAAAAATGAAGCCAAGATCACAATTTGCGGGATTCCTGATCGGCCGGGAATTGCGGCGGCAATCTTTTCAGCGATTTCCACTAAAGGCATCGTGGTCGATATGATAATTCAGAATATTTCAGAGAAAGGTCTTACCGACCTGACTTTTACGGTTCCAAAGCTGGATTACGAACTGGCTCTTGCTTCACTCCAGGAAATCAACCCTGAAATTGGAGCTCATGATATCAATGGAGACCGCGATATCGCCAAGGTCTCCATTGTGGGGATCGGCATGCGCACTCACGCCGGTGTGGCTACGCGGATGTTTGCCGCTCTGGCCCATGAAAATATCAATATCATGATGATCAGCACTTCTGAAATTAAGGTTTCATGCGTGATTGCCGAAAAATATACTGAGCTCGCGGTTCGGGTTTTACACCAGGAATTTGACCTTGCCAAAGAGGCTCAGGATGTATGTAGTGATTGA
- a CDS encoding CooT family nickel-binding protein, with translation MCQSNAYLLDSSGDEKLLMEDVSLITPLPDGEVELVGLFGDRLTIKAGIKEMDLLKHRIIMSGTDS, from the coding sequence ATGTGTCAATCAAATGCTTATCTGCTGGACAGCTCAGGCGATGAAAAACTGTTGATGGAAGATGTTTCGCTGATCACGCCCTTGCCCGATGGCGAGGTTGAATTGGTCGGCCTCTTTGGAGACCGCCTGACCATTAAAGCCGGGATTAAAGAGATGGACCTTCTCAAGCACCGAATCATCATGAGCGGCACAGACAGCTAA
- a CDS encoding branched-chain amino acid aminotransferase codes for MADITIKLNQQPKAIPNNDKLGFGLHFADHMLVMDYNREKGWHNCSIEPYAPIQIEPSMMALHYGQAIFEGMKAFRAIDGNINLFRARDHFRRFNDSARRVCIPEIDVEDLVRGLKKLIEIDHKWVPSGHGTALYIRPFIFATDPFLGVRPSHTYKLMIILSPVGAYYAEGFNPVKIMVEDEYVRAVRGGIGAIKTPGNYAASLLAAVKAQKKGFTQVLWLDAHELKWLEEVGTMNIMVKIDDEVITPPLNGSILPGITRDSTIKILKNWRIQITEKQIGIDEVFKAAEEGRLKEMFGTGTAAVISPVGSIHYKEKNVTINQGQVGELSQQLFDEITGIQYGGKADINGWIDIVRIS; via the coding sequence ATGGCGGATATAACTATCAAATTGAATCAACAACCTAAAGCCATTCCCAACAATGACAAACTTGGTTTTGGCCTTCACTTTGCCGACCATATGCTGGTTATGGATTATAATCGCGAAAAAGGCTGGCATAATTGTAGCATTGAACCCTATGCCCCGATTCAGATTGAGCCCTCAATGATGGCCCTGCATTACGGCCAGGCTATTTTCGAGGGGATGAAAGCATTTCGCGCAATTGACGGCAATATAAACCTGTTTCGCGCCCGTGATCACTTTCGGCGCTTCAACGACTCAGCCCGACGGGTGTGCATTCCCGAGATTGACGTTGAAGATCTGGTCAGGGGTTTGAAAAAACTTATTGAAATTGATCACAAGTGGGTTCCCTCGGGGCACGGCACCGCTCTTTACATACGCCCATTTATCTTCGCGACCGACCCATTCCTCGGGGTTCGACCTTCACATACATATAAGCTCATGATAATCCTTTCTCCGGTCGGAGCCTATTATGCGGAAGGCTTCAACCCGGTAAAGATCATGGTTGAAGATGAATATGTCCGTGCGGTCAGAGGTGGCATCGGAGCCATCAAAACCCCGGGGAATTATGCGGCAAGCCTGCTGGCTGCAGTCAAAGCCCAGAAAAAAGGGTTTACCCAGGTGCTTTGGCTTGATGCTCATGAGCTAAAATGGTTGGAAGAGGTCGGGACTATGAATATCATGGTCAAAATTGATGACGAGGTTATAACGCCTCCATTGAACGGCAGCATTTTACCGGGAATAACCCGCGACTCAACTATTAAAATCCTTAAAAACTGGCGGATTCAGATAACTGAAAAACAGATCGGTATTGATGAGGTTTTCAAAGCAGCCGAAGAAGGTCGTCTCAAGGAAATGTTCGGTACCGGTACGGCTGCAGTCATTTCTCCGGTTGGTTCCATTCACTATAAAGAAAAAAACGTTACGATTAATC